TTTAGCGCATTATACAAACGTTGATGCCACTGCTTCATCTGGGCTTCGTCAAACTTAATCACTTTACGGTCGTAGGTCATCAGGCCATTGGTTTCTACCTCTACATCTGATGTTTGAGTATAAATAGCAGCAGAAAGCCCCATTGGAATAAGCGGCACCAAATCTTCCATTAGCTTCTGATAACGGGCAGAAAGTTCTTCTTTATTTTTAAAGCTCTGGTACCCCCAATTGTCTTTTTCCTGCCAGGTATGATTTTCTACCGGCAACCCTAATCCACCGTACTCACCCAATACCAGTATCTGCTTTTCTCCAAAGAGAGTCGGGTCGGGCATAGCTGGATCAGGGTAGTTGTGCAGGTCTATGATATGCCCTACCGGATAAAAATTACCACCACTGGCACTGTTTACCAGCCTGCTGGGGTCATAATTCATGGTCCACTCTGTAATCTCCACGGTTTTAAACTGCCCCCAGGCCTCATTAAATGGCACCCAAACCACGATGGAAGGAAAGTTGTAGAAATCATCCATAATTTCTTTCCACTCTGTACGGAAGATCTCTTCAGATTTGGAAGTACGCTCTTTTTCTGTACCAATTCCGGCAACACCTGGCCGGGGGTTCCAGCGATTACCCATATCACCGCTGGGCATATCCTGCCAGACGAGCATGCCCATCTGGTCGCAGTAGTAATACCAGCGGGCTGGCTCTACTTTTACGTGTTTACGAATCATATTAAAACCCATCTCCTGCGTTTTTTCTATGTCGTAGCGTAATGCCTCATCTGTTGGCGCAGTGTATAGACCATCAGGCCACCATCCCTGGTCCAGGGGGCCGTACTGAAATACAAATTCGTTGTTCAGCATCATGCGTTGTATGCCCTCATCATCAGCTTCCATACTAATTTTGCGCATTGCACTATAGGTCTGTACCTCATCCAACACTTTTCCATTGCGCAGCAGCGTTACTTCTATGTCGTAAAGAAATGGGCTTTCGGGGGTCCAAAGTTTAGGCTGATCCAGTTTCAGTGCAGCCTCTTCGGTGGCGCTTACTGTAACTTCAGCAATTTGGGTTTCTCCGTCTATCAACCTTACTCTAAGCTGATCATTATTACGGGCATTGGCTACGCCTGCTCCAATGTTAAAAGTAGCCTTATCAAAATCCGGTGTATTGCGGGTAAATTCAATATAGCTTTCAGGAACAGCTTCCAGCCATACTGTTTGCCAAATACCAGTGACTGGGGTATACCATATGCCATGCGGATCTTTAACCTGCTTACCACGGGGCTGCGGCCCGTTGTCGCTAGGGTCCCACACCCTAACTACCAATTCCTGCTCTCCTCGGGAAGTGAGTGCTTCGGTAATATCAAATGAAAAAGGATCATACCCACCACGGTGAGTGCCTATACTTTTTCCGTTTACAAATACTTCGGCCTCCCAATCTACCGCACCAAAATGTAGCAGGATGTTTTTTCTACGAAGCTTGCGGTCCAGACTAAAGTTGGTTTTGTACCAGAGCTCATTCTCTTCTCCTACCCTTTTACCTACGCCTGAGAGAGCAGATTCTGCAGGAAAAGGAACCAGAATTTCGCCCTGAAAAGCAACAGGCTTCCCTTTTGCTTTTTCCTGTATACTGTATTGCCATAGCCCGTTGAGGTTTTGCCAGTTATCGCGCCGCATCTGAGGACGAGGATACTCCTGATGTACATTTTCAGGACTTACATTTGCAGCCCAGCGCGTGCTTATTTTGCTGTCGGCCATCTTCCATTGGTCATTCTGGGCATAGCCCTCTCCACAAAAAAATAGAGATACAATCATTAAAATGCTTACAATCTGCTTCATAAAAATTCTCATTCAATAGTGTATTGTGTGTATTCTTTTAGGCTTGGTTCATACAATCATCGTCTAGTAAATAATAGCTTATGCATGGAATCAAGCTAGTGTATTGTCAATTTCTTTGTTTTGTAGCAGCTCTTTTAAAGATAATGTGCTTTTCAGGAATTGAACAGCGACTTATAAAAAGCTAAACCTTCGCTGGCCAGCTCATCAGAACTATTGGCAAGGGGTCGCCATATGCAGGTAGCTTTGGCGATCTCTTCGGATACAGCTCCAAATGTTTCTATTACTACTGCACCCTGATAGTCTATATCTGTTAAGGCTTCTTTGATTCCCTGCCAGTCTACATTAGCTGTGCCGGGTGTGCCTCTATCGCTTTCGTTGCCCTGTACGTGGCAGAGGCGCTCCTTTCCTAACTTTCTGATGGTGGCGGGTATATCTTTCTCCTCTATATTATTATGGAAGGTATCCAGCTGAATTTTGACATGGGAATGTGCTACTTCGGAGATAAGGTCCAGCGCCTGATCTGCGGTATTAATCATATCACTTTCAAAGCGATTCAGAGGTTCCACACCCAGCTCTACTCCATAATCCGAAGCAATGGCTCCCAACTCTTTAAGCGCAGCTACACAGTAGTCCTTCTCTTTGGCTTTTTGTGCTTCAGAAACAAAGCGGGTTTTGCCTACCGCAGCGTATAATGGCCCACCAAAGATGGGGCTGTTCATCTGGCCCGCAATACGGATGCAATCTGCAATATAGTTAAAGCCCTGTTTTCTGATGCGGGGGCTATCACTGGAAATGTCGCGCTCCGCACCAAATGCTCCGCTGATTGTAAGTTGAAGGTCAAGCTCATCAGCCATAACTTTTAATCGCTGCCAGTCTATCAGATCTTTATCTTCTACGGGAATCTCAATTATATCAAAGCCCATCTCCTTTACCTTTGACAGAAGGTTGAAAGAAGCATTGCTAAAGGGTGATACCCACAAAAATGTGCTTACTCCAAATTTCATATGGTTTATCTCAGTTGATGTACTTCTGCAAAGAATACTTATAAAACACTAACTATTAGCACATTATGATTTAACTTAAATTAAAAACCTTTGCAAAAGCACTACATGACAGAAAAAACCGCTACACTAATGCGTAGCGGCTTAACTCAATTTTTCGTGGCTTTTTATTCAAAGTCAGGAATAAAAATTCTCTTCCCATTATTCATGGCGGACTCATGGGCACAAATTCCGGCGCAGGTATAATTTGCTGCTACGTCCGCATCTACTGCTGAGTTTCTACCCTCCACTATGGCTGCGACAAACTCCTGTACCAAATGGGGATGAGAGCCTCCATGGCCTGCGCCCTGAAGAAATGAGACGTGGTTTGGATCATCTATCTGCTCTCTTTTGGTAAAGTCTGCAATCTCATCTATCAGCATTTCGTCGGTATCTGGTACATCCAGGCGTTCGGCATTTTCACCTCCGTCAAAAATAGCATGACCTTCGTCCTGTAGTTGTTCCCACTCAAAAGACATTTTGGTGCCGTAAACATCATAACTCTCACGATACTGCCTTACTACATCAAATAAAGAACGGGTAGCTTCAGCAATAACGTCGGAGTTTTTAAGGGTGAAGGTGGCAGTTTCTACAGCGAAGGGTGAACCATATCTTTTGGCCAGGTCTTCCTGCAAACGGCCAGATCCATGACAAACGACGGACTCCGCTTTGGTATTATTGATTCGTAAAAGTGGAGAAATGGCATGAGTACCATTTAGCATGGGCGGAAAACCTTTCCAGTACTCAGCCCAGCCTTCCATACTCATATCCTGTATATGTGAGCCCCGAACAAACTGAATTTTGCCTAGCTCTCCGCTTTCCGCTTTCTTGAGTCCGTACAGAAATTCACGGGTATACAATGCAGTTTCCATCATCATATACACTTTTCCTGATCTTCTTTTTGCTTCTACAATGGCCTGGCAATCTTCTACAGTCATTGCCATAGGAATGGTGCAGGCTGTATGTTTATTGGCATTCAGTGAAGCCAGCGTCATGCGGGCATGATCAGGTACCGGGGTTACTACATGTATGGCATCCACATCATCTCTTAGCGGCACCTCTTCAAAATTGGTAAAGCAGAGCTTATCATCCAGATTGAATTTATCTTTTAGTTCGGCAATGGTATTTTCATTTCTGGTACAAATGCCTACTGCCTTGATATTGGGATGTTTCTGATAAATGGGTATGAATTCTTTACCGAATCCCATACCTACGATAACGACTGTAATCTTCTTATCGCTCATGTCGGTCTGTTGTGTTTAAAATGATGTATAGGTTATGAATTAGGATTATTATTGAGAAGCTGCTGCCCAGCTTACAGCATTCCGCAGTAATCTTTGGTATGCTTTCAATTCGTGCGCTGCACCATCATGCCCTAAAGCAATAGCAGCAATACGAGCCTCAGGATGGTTGATGATAAAAACAGAAGGGAAACGCTCTCCCTTTTCGGGATTTACTGCCTCGGCAAGTACTTTTATGCCAGGCCCACTAGCATCGCTTTTGAAATAATACAGCTCATCCTCCAGCGAAAAAGATTTTATCTTTCTGGTTAAGGGATGCTTGCTATCTACAATATTGACCTGAAACTTTCCGTACGGATCATGTCCGCGAGAGCCTCCACTTACAAGCTTTTGATTGTATTCTGGCCAGTCCTGCCAATTGTACCAGAGGGCGGCATGTCCAAGAACGATTCCTTTTCCCTGCCTGGCAAACTCAAAAATCGCTTTCCTTGCTTCCTTATTAGGAATAGGCTGATTGTTGGTTAGATATAGCACATCTGTATCCTGTAAATAATGTGCTATAGAATCGGTATTATCCGTATAACGCACTTCAGAAAATTTTCTTTTTTCCAAAGTTTGGGTGTCTACCTTTTTATACCAGCGGTCAAAATCATGGGAGCTACCTCCCCCCACTATCAGTACCCGAATTGGTTTTTTGTAAGTATCAGCAACGGCACCGTTAAAGGCAGTTACTAAGAATAGCAAGCCAATTATTACTATAGAAGGCAGTCTATGGCTGGCTTTGCATATCAGTAGGGTATTAGAGATCATATGTAATGGATTGGTTGTTGGTTTGGATGTTTCTATCGGGAGAAGTCACTGGCTTTTTCAACTTTCATAATGCCGTTCATCATGCGCCAGTGCCCCGGAAAAGTGCAGACAAAGGGATATTCTCCGGCTTCGTCAGGAACTGTAAACGTCAGGTTCACTACTTCTTCAGGATTCAGCATTTTGGTCGCAAACAAGACTTCGGGCATATCAGGAACATAGTCTTTTTGAGCTCCATCAGGATCACGAGCCAGTGCGTCGGCTGCTTTTCCTACTTTTTGCAGGCTACCTGGCTTCAGGATGAGCAGATTATGTTGCATACCATCCAGATTTTCCAGAGCTATCGTTACCTTTTCGCCGGCTTTCACGCTGAATACAGCTTTGTCGTATTTCATCATATCTGGCACCACCTTTAGATAGATGGTATTACTTTCCTGTCCGTCTGATGATTCTTTTTCTGCATTTGTGGAAGCAAGTGCAGGAGAAGAAGTATCGCTGTCCGTAGACTTAAGTTCTAGTGAGATACTATTTAACTCTCCATTCAAACGATTATCTCCCTCGTATGAACCTAGTTTACTATCATCTTCAAAATCGTAACTGGTACGAATTACAGAATTGATAGAAGCCCTGACTAAAGCAGGTGCTTTTCCTTCTCCTATCAACTTATTATCGGCATAGAGTAGCATTTTGCCATCTTTCTTAAGTTCGGCACGCAGCTCCGATTGAGCAGGCACTTTACTTTTACTTCTGGCCTGATAGCTTTTGCCCTGATGCTTCACTTCCATTACCAATTGCTGGTTTTCCAGATAGAGGCCATAACCTTCTTGCTGA
This window of the Porifericola rhodea genome carries:
- a CDS encoding glycoside hydrolase family 2 protein; protein product: MKQIVSILMIVSLFFCGEGYAQNDQWKMADSKISTRWAANVSPENVHQEYPRPQMRRDNWQNLNGLWQYSIQEKAKGKPVAFQGEILVPFPAESALSGVGKRVGEENELWYKTNFSLDRKLRRKNILLHFGAVDWEAEVFVNGKSIGTHRGGYDPFSFDITEALTSRGEQELVVRVWDPSDNGPQPRGKQVKDPHGIWYTPVTGIWQTVWLEAVPESYIEFTRNTPDFDKATFNIGAGVANARNNDQLRVRLIDGETQIAEVTVSATEEAALKLDQPKLWTPESPFLYDIEVTLLRNGKVLDEVQTYSAMRKISMEADDEGIQRMMLNNEFVFQYGPLDQGWWPDGLYTAPTDEALRYDIEKTQEMGFNMIRKHVKVEPARWYYYCDQMGMLVWQDMPSGDMGNRWNPRPGVAGIGTEKERTSKSEEIFRTEWKEIMDDFYNFPSIVVWVPFNEAWGQFKTVEITEWTMNYDPSRLVNSASGGNFYPVGHIIDLHNYPDPAMPDPTLFGEKQILVLGEYGGLGLPVENHTWQEKDNWGYQSFKNKEELSARYQKLMEDLVPLIPMGLSAAIYTQTSDVEVETNGLMTYDRKVIKFDEAQMKQWHQRLYNALK
- a CDS encoding sugar phosphate isomerase/epimerase family protein, coding for MKFGVSTFLWVSPFSNASFNLLSKVKEMGFDIIEIPVEDKDLIDWQRLKVMADELDLQLTISGAFGAERDISSDSPRIRKQGFNYIADCIRIAGQMNSPIFGGPLYAAVGKTRFVSEAQKAKEKDYCVAALKELGAIASDYGVELGVEPLNRFESDMINTADQALDLISEVAHSHVKIQLDTFHNNIEEKDIPATIRKLGKERLCHVQGNESDRGTPGTANVDWQGIKEALTDIDYQGAVVIETFGAVSEEIAKATCIWRPLANSSDELASEGLAFYKSLFNS
- a CDS encoding Gfo/Idh/MocA family protein, with the translated sequence MSDKKITVVIVGMGFGKEFIPIYQKHPNIKAVGICTRNENTIAELKDKFNLDDKLCFTNFEEVPLRDDVDAIHVVTPVPDHARMTLASLNANKHTACTIPMAMTVEDCQAIVEAKRRSGKVYMMMETALYTREFLYGLKKAESGELGKIQFVRGSHIQDMSMEGWAEYWKGFPPMLNGTHAISPLLRINNTKAESVVCHGSGRLQEDLAKRYGSPFAVETATFTLKNSDVIAEATRSLFDVVRQYRESYDVYGTKMSFEWEQLQDEGHAIFDGGENAERLDVPDTDEMLIDEIADFTKREQIDDPNHVSFLQGAGHGGSHPHLVQEFVAAIVEGRNSAVDADVAANYTCAGICAHESAMNNGKRIFIPDFE
- a CDS encoding ThuA domain-containing protein, with the protein product MISNTLLICKASHRLPSIVIIGLLFLVTAFNGAVADTYKKPIRVLIVGGGSSHDFDRWYKKVDTQTLEKRKFSEVRYTDNTDSIAHYLQDTDVLYLTNNQPIPNKEARKAIFEFARQGKGIVLGHAALWYNWQDWPEYNQKLVSGGSRGHDPYGKFQVNIVDSKHPLTRKIKSFSLEDELYYFKSDASGPGIKVLAEAVNPEKGERFPSVFIINHPEARIAAIALGHDGAAHELKAYQRLLRNAVSWAAASQ